One part of the Solea solea chromosome 16, fSolSol10.1, whole genome shotgun sequence genome encodes these proteins:
- the gps1 gene encoding COP9 signalosome complex subunit 1, which yields MPLPVQVFNFQGSVEPMQIDADPQEDQQNAPDTNYIVENPTLDLEQYATSYSGLMRIERLQFIAEHCPQLRVEALKMALTFVQRTFNVDTYEEIHRKLTEATREVQGVPDTVPEGGAAPPPLDSAWAESTRKKALLKLEKLDTDLKNYKGNSIKESIRRGHDDLGDHYLDCGDLSNALKCYSRARDYCTSAKHVINMCLNVIKVSVYLQNWSHVLSYVNKAESTPEIAEQRGERDSQNQAVLTKLKCAAGLAELASRKYKPAAKCFLQASFDHCDCPELLSPSNVAVYGGLCALATFDRQELQRNVISSSSFKLFLELEPQIRDIIFKFYESKYASCLKLLDEMKDNLLLDMYLAPHVKTLYSQIRNRALIQYFSPYVSADMTKMAQAFNTTVAALEDELTQLILEGLINARIDSHSKILYARDVDQRSTTFEKSLHMGKEFQRRAKAMILRAAVLRNQIHVKSPPREGSQGELTPANSQTRMSTNM from the exons GGATCTGTGGAGCCCATGCAGATCGATGCAGACCCTCAGGAGGACCAGCAGAATGCTCCAGACACCAACTACATAGTGGAGAATCCAACACTG GACCTGGAGCAGTATGCcaccagctacagtggattaaTGCGTATTGAAAGGCTTCAGTTCATTGCAGAACACTGCCCCCAGCTCCGAGTGGAAGCCCTGAAAATGGCCCTCACCTTTGTCCAGAGGACCTTCAATGTTGACACCTATGAAGAGATCCACCGCAAACTCACAGAGGCCACACG GGAAGTACAGGGTGTTCCAGACACGGTACCTGAAGGCGGGGCAGCGCCTCCTCCTCTGGACTCAGCATGGGCCGAGTCCACCAGAAAAAAGGCTCTGCTCAAACTGGAGAAGCTTGATACAGATCTGAAGAACTACAAGGGGAACTCCATCAAAGAGAGCATCAG GAGGGGCCATGATGACTTGGGTGACCATTACCTGGACTGTGGTGACCTCAGCAACGCCCTCAAGTGCTACTCCCGAGCCAGAGATTACTGCACCAGTGCAAAACATGTCATCAACATGTGTCTGAATGTCATCAAG GTTAGTGTTTACCTACAGAACTGGTCCCATGTACTGAGCTACGTCAACAAGGCAGAATCCACACCGGAGATAGCAGAG caAAGAGGAGAACGAGACAGTCAGAATCAAGCAGTCCTCACCAAATTAAAGTGTGCCGCAG GCCTGGCAGAGTTGGCCTCGAGGAAATACAAACCAGCGGCCAAGTGTTTCTTGCAGGCGTCCTTTGACCACTGTGACTGTCCAGAG cttcTGTCACCCAGTAATGTGGCTGTGTACGGAGGCTTGTGTGCTCTGGCCACATTTGACAGACAGGAGCTCCAGCGTAACGTCATCTCTAGCAG CTCTTTTAAGTTATTTCTGGAGTTGGAACCTCAGATCCGCGATATCATCTTCAAGTTTTATGAGTCCAAGTATGCGTCGTGTCTCAAGCTACTGGATGAAATGAAG GATAACCTCCTCCTCGACATGTACTTGGCCCCACATGTGAAGACACTCTACAGCCAGATCAGGAACAGAGCTCTGATCCAG tatttCAGTCCCTACGTGTCGGCAGACATGACTAAGATGGCTCAGGCCTTTAACACCACAGTAGCAGCTCTGGAAGACGAGCTCACCCAGCTCATACTGGAGGGACTCATCAACGCCCGCATCGACTCTCACAGCAAG ATCCTGTATGCAAGGGACGTGGACCAGAGGAGCACCACGTTTGAGAAGTCGCTGCACATGGGCAAAGAGTTCCAGAGACGAGCCAAGGCCATGATCCTGAGAGCGGCCGTGCTGCGCAACCAGATCCACGTCAAG TCTCCACCCAGAGAAGGCAGCCAGGGTGAACTGACCCCAGCCAACAGTCAGACCAGGATGAGCACCAACAtgtga